The following coding sequences are from one Frigoribacterium sp. Leaf415 window:
- the rplT gene encoding 50S ribosomal protein L20, translating into MARVKRAVNAAKKRRVILERAEGYRGQRSRLYRKAKEQVTHSLVYSYRDRRARKGEFRRLWIQRINAASRANGLTYNRLIQGLSLAGVEVDRRILAELAVNEPATFASLVATAKAALPADTSAPKVAA; encoded by the coding sequence ATGGCAAGAGTCAAGAGAGCGGTCAACGCCGCCAAGAAGCGTCGCGTCATCCTCGAGCGTGCCGAGGGTTACCGCGGTCAGCGTTCGCGCCTGTACCGCAAGGCCAAAGAGCAGGTCACGCACTCGCTCGTCTACTCGTACCGTGACCGTCGTGCACGCAAGGGCGAGTTCCGCCGCCTGTGGATCCAGCGCATCAACGCCGCGTCGCGTGCGAACGGCCTGACCTACAACCGCCTCATCCAGGGTCTGTCCCTGGCCGGCGTCGAGGTCGACCGTCGCATCCTGGCCGAGCTGGCCGTCAACGAGCCCGCCACGTTCGCGTCGCTCGTCGCCACCGCCAAGGCCGCGCTGCCCGCCGACACCTCGGCCCCCAAGGTCGCCGCGTAG
- the rpmI gene encoding 50S ribosomal protein L35 has protein sequence MPKQKTHSGAKKRFKVTGSGKIMKQQAGMRHNLEVKSAKRKARLNQDQVLAPADAKVAKKLLGH, from the coding sequence ATGCCCAAGCAGAAGACCCACTCCGGCGCCAAGAAGCGCTTCAAGGTCACCGGTTCCGGCAAGATCATGAAGCAGCAGGCCGGCATGCGCCACAACCTCGAGGTGAAGAGCGCCAAGCGCAAGGCTCGCCTGAACCAGGACCAGGTGCTCGCGCCCGCTGACGCCAAGGTCGCCAAGAAGCTTCTCGGTCACTGA
- the infC gene encoding translation initiation factor IF-3 yields MSDPRTNDRIRVPEVRLVGPAGEQIGVVPIAMALRLAAEAELDLVEVAPNSKPPVAKIMDHGKFKYEAAQKAKEARRNQANTILKEVRFRLKIDKHDYETKRKRAEGFLQGGDKVKAMILFRGREQSRPDQGVRLLQRFAEDVSEWGSVESTPTIDGRNMVMVIGPHKNKSEAKAEAEARKAANKPPKHPTSDEVPADAPADRPTEESK; encoded by the coding sequence ATCAGCGATCCCCGTACGAACGACCGTATCCGCGTCCCCGAGGTCCGCCTCGTCGGGCCCGCAGGTGAGCAGATCGGCGTCGTTCCCATCGCCATGGCCCTGCGTCTCGCCGCAGAGGCCGAGCTCGACCTGGTCGAGGTGGCCCCCAACTCGAAGCCTCCCGTGGCCAAGATCATGGATCACGGAAAGTTCAAGTACGAGGCTGCGCAGAAGGCGAAAGAAGCCCGTCGCAACCAGGCGAACACGATCCTCAAAGAGGTCCGTTTCCGCCTGAAGATCGACAAGCACGACTACGAGACGAAGCGCAAGCGCGCCGAGGGCTTCCTCCAGGGCGGCGACAAGGTCAAGGCCATGATCCTCTTCCGTGGCCGCGAGCAGTCGCGTCCCGACCAGGGTGTCCGCCTCCTCCAGCGCTTCGCCGAAGACGTCTCCGAGTGGGGCAGCGTCGAGTCGACGCCCACCATCGACGGCCGCAACATGGTCATGGTCATCGGCCCGCACAAGAACAAGTCCGAGGCCAAGGCCGAGGCAGAAGCTCGCAAGGCGGCCAACAAGCCGCCGAAGCACCCGACGTCCGACGAGGTCCCGGCCGATGCACCGGCCGACCGACCGACAGAAGAAAGTAAGTAA